From the Salarias fasciatus chromosome 16, fSalaFa1.1, whole genome shotgun sequence genome, one window contains:
- the gcgb gene encoding glucagon b isoform X1 — protein MKSAQSLAGLLLLIIVQSSWQVPDQDTDQTSMLLSEPSMLNEPTELSNMKRHSEGTFSNDYSKYLETRRAQDFVQWLKNSKRNDRSLFRRHADGTYTSDVSSYLQDQAAKEFVSWLKTGRGRRE, from the exons ATGAAAAGCGCTCAGTCTTTAGCTGGACTCCTGCTCCTCATCATCGTTCAAAGCAGCTGGCAGGTACCTGACCAGGACACAGACCAGACCTCCAT GCTATTGAGCGAGCCCTCGATGCTCAACGAACCAACCGAGCTCTCAAACATGAAGAGACATTCAGAGGGGACGTTTTCCAACGACTACAGTAAATACCTGGAGACGAGAAGAGCACAGGACTTCGTCCAGTGGCTGAAGAACTCGAAAAGGAACG ACAGGAGCCTATTCAGACGCCACGCAGACGGCACCTACACCAGCGACGTCAGCTCctacctgcaggaccaggcggCCAAGGAGTTCGTGTCCTGGCTGAAAACCGGCCGAGGCCGAAGAGAATGA
- the gcgb gene encoding glucagon b isoform X2, giving the protein MKSAQSLAGLLLLIIVQSSWQVPDQDTDQTSMLLSEPSMLNEPTELSNMKRHSEGTFSNDYSKYLETRRAQDFVQWLKNSKRNGSLFRRHADGTYTSDVSSYLQDQAAKEFVSWLKTGRGRRE; this is encoded by the exons ATGAAAAGCGCTCAGTCTTTAGCTGGACTCCTGCTCCTCATCATCGTTCAAAGCAGCTGGCAGGTACCTGACCAGGACACAGACCAGACCTCCAT GCTATTGAGCGAGCCCTCGATGCTCAACGAACCAACCGAGCTCTCAAACATGAAGAGACATTCAGAGGGGACGTTTTCCAACGACTACAGTAAATACCTGGAGACGAGAAGAGCACAGGACTTCGTCCAGTGGCTGAAGAACTCGAAAAGGAACGG GAGCCTATTCAGACGCCACGCAGACGGCACCTACACCAGCGACGTCAGCTCctacctgcaggaccaggcggCCAAGGAGTTCGTGTCCTGGCTGAAAACCGGCCGAGGCCGAAGAGAATGA